In Candidatus Acidiferrales bacterium, a single genomic region encodes these proteins:
- a CDS encoding glycosyltransferase 87 family protein, with product MKQALARPFWFAAASALALEVLFAAMLRLGNLKERVVEFIALALAAGIVYLVGLFWLERTADSRRARLLVLAAALAFRATLLPLWPSLSDDFYRYRWEGRVQDAGVNPYTVRPDDTKLTALRDAFWDRASGKDSPTIYGPLAELFYRLNYRLAPGGPPGSSVVGMKAAYVLLDLGILLLIMRLLALRGKPVTAAAIYAWSPLVVVEFAASSHLDSLVVILLVAAILWIIKQRPALSTVALASAAAVKYFPVVFLPLLTRRLRYWLWFVVVLALWYLPFLSAGHRLFDGLRYYYLHWQNNGSLYALWQWVGFPRAVADGILYGVVLGMVGYFAWWRADSLRAVYLVAGALWLLSPNLFPWYLTMLVPFLCFFPNPAWLLLTVTSVLSYEVLIDSSALGIWHWNPYLRWLEYAPFFVLLIARYAKSRRAANQPAA from the coding sequence TTGAAACAGGCTCTCGCAAGACCGTTCTGGTTCGCAGCGGCGAGCGCCCTTGCGCTTGAAGTCCTGTTCGCCGCCATGCTGCGCCTGGGCAACCTCAAGGAGCGAGTGGTGGAGTTTATTGCCCTCGCTCTGGCCGCCGGCATCGTCTATCTCGTCGGCCTTTTCTGGCTCGAGCGAACGGCCGATTCCCGACGGGCCCGCTTGCTCGTTCTGGCGGCCGCGCTGGCGTTTCGAGCTACTCTCTTGCCGCTCTGGCCTTCCCTGTCGGACGATTTCTATCGTTATCGCTGGGAAGGCCGGGTACAAGACGCGGGCGTCAATCCCTACACCGTGCGCCCCGACGACACCAAACTCACGGCGCTGCGAGACGCCTTCTGGGATCGAGCCTCCGGCAAAGATTCCCCGACAATCTATGGGCCGTTGGCGGAACTCTTTTACCGGCTCAACTACCGGCTTGCCCCTGGTGGCCCGCCGGGCAGCTCGGTGGTTGGGATGAAGGCGGCCTACGTTTTGCTCGACCTGGGGATTTTGCTCCTGATCATGCGTTTGCTCGCGCTCCGGGGAAAGCCAGTTACGGCCGCGGCCATTTATGCATGGAGTCCGCTGGTAGTCGTTGAATTCGCGGCCAGCAGCCACCTCGACTCGCTGGTCGTCATCCTGCTCGTCGCCGCGATCCTCTGGATTATAAAACAGCGCCCAGCACTGTCAACCGTTGCTCTGGCTTCCGCTGCTGCCGTCAAGTATTTTCCGGTGGTTTTTCTCCCGCTCCTCACCCGCCGCCTGCGCTATTGGCTCTGGTTCGTGGTGGTGCTGGCATTGTGGTATCTGCCCTTTCTTTCGGCGGGCCACCGCCTGTTCGACGGACTGCGCTACTACTACCTTCACTGGCAAAACAATGGGAGCTTGTACGCGCTCTGGCAATGGGTGGGGTTCCCGCGAGCGGTTGCGGACGGGATTCTCTACGGAGTCGTTCTCGGAATGGTGGGCTATTTCGCCTGGTGGCGAGCGGATTCCCTCCGGGCGGTCTATCTGGTGGCGGGAGCCCTTTGGTTGCTCTCGCCCAACCTGTTTCCGTGGTATCTGACGATGCTCGTCCCTTTTCTCTGCTTCTTTCCCAACCCGGCATGGTTGCTGCTGACGGTAACGAGCGTGCTCTCGTATGAGGTGCTGATCGATTCGAGCGCGCTCGGCATCTGGCACTGGAACCCTTACCTGCGGTGGCTCGAGTACGCTCCCTTCTTTGTCCTCCTGATTGCCCGGTATGCGAAGAGCCGCCGGGCGGCAAACCAGCCGGCTGCCTGA
- the rmuC gene encoding DNA recombination protein RmuC, with product MELTWLTIGIAALLLVVVYLFARVLQTARSAVNEIQGEIHAASMRTDQVMQNSGFAFAETLQKSSTNLVENVAKVREEVVHKVEETQRLFSKEVQAEWAQFRQSMDDQQRSSREELGAAIATFQRNNEEQLAQNRREVRESLESAFQMMDERFRRLQESNEQRLGEIRENLEGKMNENIEKNLGVFRDVSERIAELRKTADTIVEISDGINELTGILESPRLRGEFGEFELSNMLREIVPADRYEAPGQLGTALADAVIFLKEGKLCIDSKFPLANFQRMHNPQASDQEREEARKAFVNDFYGHVDSIKSKYIVPKETLDLAFMFVPAESVFYEVLTNFEFHEYALRQGVIPVSPNSLYAYLHVIAIGFRGMKIQEEARRIQEILLSLKEQFDSFRESFDILGTHLDNARKRFETATQDVRRFDVTLSGLKLGAIEAASEAAALAPPADAAAKKAAGA from the coding sequence ATGGAACTGACGTGGTTGACGATTGGAATAGCAGCTCTTCTCCTTGTCGTGGTTTACCTCTTCGCACGCGTCCTGCAAACGGCGCGTTCGGCCGTGAATGAGATCCAGGGGGAGATTCACGCTGCCAGCATGCGCACCGACCAGGTGATGCAGAATAGCGGCTTTGCCTTTGCCGAGACGCTCCAGAAGTCTTCCACCAACCTCGTGGAGAATGTAGCCAAGGTCCGCGAGGAGGTCGTCCACAAAGTGGAAGAGACGCAGCGGCTGTTCAGCAAGGAGGTGCAGGCCGAGTGGGCGCAATTCCGGCAGAGCATGGACGACCAGCAGCGGTCGAGCCGCGAGGAACTCGGCGCGGCCATCGCCACCTTCCAAAGAAACAATGAGGAGCAGCTTGCCCAGAACCGGCGAGAGGTCCGGGAATCGCTCGAGTCCGCTTTCCAGATGATGGACGAACGATTTCGGCGCTTGCAGGAAAGCAACGAACAAAGGCTGGGCGAAATCCGCGAAAACCTCGAAGGCAAGATGAATGAGAACATCGAGAAGAACCTCGGGGTATTCCGCGATGTCTCCGAGCGCATCGCCGAATTGCGCAAAACGGCCGACACCATTGTCGAAATCAGCGACGGCATAAACGAACTGACCGGCATTCTGGAAAGCCCGCGGCTGCGGGGCGAGTTCGGCGAGTTTGAGCTAAGCAACATGCTCCGTGAGATCGTGCCGGCTGACCGTTACGAGGCGCCCGGCCAGTTGGGCACCGCGCTGGCCGATGCGGTCATCTTCCTCAAAGAGGGCAAGCTCTGCATTGACAGCAAATTTCCGCTTGCCAACTTCCAGCGGATGCACAACCCGCAGGCGAGCGACCAGGAACGCGAGGAGGCGCGGAAGGCCTTTGTCAACGACTTCTACGGCCACGTGGACTCGATCAAGTCAAAGTACATCGTTCCGAAAGAGACCCTCGATCTCGCGTTCATGTTCGTGCCGGCGGAGAGCGTCTTCTATGAAGTCCTCACTAACTTCGAATTCCACGAATATGCCCTCCGGCAGGGAGTGATCCCGGTCTCCCCCAATTCCCTTTACGCCTACCTGCACGTGATTGCCATCGGGTTCCGGGGAATGAAGATCCAGGAGGAAGCCAGGCGGATTCAGGAGATTTTGCTTTCGCTCAAGGAGCAATTCGACAGCTTCAGGGAGAGCTTCGACATCCTGGGCACGCACCTGGACAACGCTCGCAAGCGGTTCGAAACGGCCACGCAGGATGTGCGGCGATTCGATGTGACCCTCAGCGGGCTGAAGCTGGGGGCGATTGAAGCGGCTTCCGAAGCGGCGGCACTCGCTCCGCCGGCAGACGCGGCGGCCAAGAAAGCAGCCGGCGCCTGA